The Brachyhypopomus gauderio isolate BG-103 chromosome 17, BGAUD_0.2, whole genome shotgun sequence genome includes a window with the following:
- the sptlc2a gene encoding serine palmitoyltransferase 2 isoform X1, with protein MTESALNGAKPGRSGAVKTRHGPQRRCGALEDEKVHQKTCNNGGLYGKPFIETFEETPLLLAVLTYMGYGILTIFGYLRDFLRDWNIEKCNIATERAQQKDFVPLYQDFENFYNRNLYMRIRDNWNRPICSVPGAKMDLVERVSHDYNWTFSHTGRAVKDVINMGSYNYLGFAENTGPCTDAVAEVTQEYGVGVCSTRREMGNLDSHEELEKLTARFLGVEAAMVFGMGFATNSMNIPALAGKGCLILSDELNHTSLVLGARLSGSTIRVFKHNNMQSLEKLLRDAVVNGQPRTHRPWKKILILVEGIYSMEGSIVRLPEIIVLKKKYKAYLYLDEAHSIGALGPHGRGVVDYFDLDPTDVDIMMGTFTKSFGAAGGYIGGRKELMDYLRCHSHSAVYATSMSAPVAEQIITSMKCIMGEDGTTIGRDRIRQLAENTSYFRQGLQDLGFIIYGNKDSPVIPMMLYLPAKIGAFGRELLKRNIGVVVVGFPATPIIESRARFCVSQPTPKRCWTGP; from the exons ATGACCGAGAGCGCGCTGAACGGGGCGAAACCGGGCCGGAGCGGCGCGGTGAAGACCCGCCACGGTCCGCAGCGGAGGTGCGGCGCCCTGGAGGACGAGAAG GTTCACCAGAAGACATGCAACAATGGCGGACTGTATGGCAAACCTTTCATTGAGACGTTTGAAGAGACTCCCTTGTTACTGGCCGTGCTTACATACATGGGCTATGGCATTCTTACTATCTTCGGATACCTGAGGGACTTCCTGAGGGACTGGAACATTGAAAAGTGCAACATTGCCACAGAAAGAGCGCAACAAAAG GATTTTGTCCCACTCTATCAAGACTTTGAGAATTTCTACAACCGCAATTTATACATGCGCATTCGGGACAACTGGAACCGGCCCATATGCAGCGTTCCAGGGGCCAAGATGGACCTGGTGGAGAGGGTCTCTCACGACTACAACTGGACGTTCAG TCACACGGGTCGGGCGGTGAAAGACGTGATCAACATGGGCTCCTACAACTACCTGGGCTTCGCCGAGAACACGGGCCCGTGCACTGACGCGGTGGCAGAGGTCACCCAGGAATATGGGGTTGGAGTGTGCAGCACCCGGCGTGAGATGG GTAACCTGGACAGTCATGAAGAACTGGAGAAGCTCACCGCAAGGTTTCTGGGCGTGGAAGCCGCAATGGTTTTTGGGATGGGGTTTGCCACCAATTCCATGAACATCCCAGCACTAGCTGGAAAG GGCTGTCTGATTCTGAGTGATGAGCTGAACCACACCTCTCTGGTCTTGGGAGCCCGTTTATCTGGCTCGACCATCCGGGTCTTCAAGCACAACA ACATGCAGAGTCTGGAGAAGCTGCTTCGAGACGCCGTAGTGAACGGGCAGCCTCGCACACACCGACCCTGGAAGAAGATCCTCATTCTGGTGGAGGGGATCTACAG CATGGAGGGCTCCATCGTGCGCTTGCCTGAGATCATCGTCCTGAAGAAGAAGTACAAAGCCTACCTGTACCTGGACGAGGCGCACAGCATCGGTGCCCTGGGGCCCCACGGCCGCGGGGTGGTCGACTACTTCGATCTGGACCCCACCGACGTGGACATCATGATGGGGACGTTCACCAAGAGCTTCGGGGCAGCTGGTGGTTATATCGGCGGGAGGAAG GAGCTGATGGACTACCTGCGCTGTCACTCCCACAGCGCCGTGTACGCCACCTCCATGTCCGCTCCGGTGGCGGAGCAGATCATCACTTCTATGAAGTGCATTATGGGAGAGGACGGAACCACGATAG GCAGAGACCGAATTCGACAGCTGGCTGAAAACACCAGCTACTTCCGTCAGGGTTTACAGGACTTGGGCTTCATCATCTACGGCAACAAGGACTCCCCGGTCATCCCCATGATGCTGTACTTACCTGCTAAGATCGG ggcGTTTGGTCGGGAGCTGTTAAAGAGGAATATcggtgtggtggtagtgggtTTCCCTGCCACTCCCATCATAGAGTCCAGGGCTCGGTTCTGTGTGTCTCAGCCCACACCAAAGAGATGCTGGACAGG GCCCTGA
- the sptlc2a gene encoding serine palmitoyltransferase 2 isoform X2, whose amino-acid sequence MGYGILTIFGYLRDFLRDWNIEKCNIATERAQQKDFVPLYQDFENFYNRNLYMRIRDNWNRPICSVPGAKMDLVERVSHDYNWTFSHTGRAVKDVINMGSYNYLGFAENTGPCTDAVAEVTQEYGVGVCSTRREMGNLDSHEELEKLTARFLGVEAAMVFGMGFATNSMNIPALAGKGCLILSDELNHTSLVLGARLSGSTIRVFKHNNMQSLEKLLRDAVVNGQPRTHRPWKKILILVEGIYSMEGSIVRLPEIIVLKKKYKAYLYLDEAHSIGALGPHGRGVVDYFDLDPTDVDIMMGTFTKSFGAAGGYIGGRKELMDYLRCHSHSAVYATSMSAPVAEQIITSMKCIMGEDGTTIGRDRIRQLAENTSYFRQGLQDLGFIIYGNKDSPVIPMMLYLPAKIGAFGRELLKRNIGVVVVGFPATPIIESRARFCVSQPTPKRCWTGP is encoded by the exons ATGGGCTATGGCATTCTTACTATCTTCGGATACCTGAGGGACTTCCTGAGGGACTGGAACATTGAAAAGTGCAACATTGCCACAGAAAGAGCGCAACAAAAG GATTTTGTCCCACTCTATCAAGACTTTGAGAATTTCTACAACCGCAATTTATACATGCGCATTCGGGACAACTGGAACCGGCCCATATGCAGCGTTCCAGGGGCCAAGATGGACCTGGTGGAGAGGGTCTCTCACGACTACAACTGGACGTTCAG TCACACGGGTCGGGCGGTGAAAGACGTGATCAACATGGGCTCCTACAACTACCTGGGCTTCGCCGAGAACACGGGCCCGTGCACTGACGCGGTGGCAGAGGTCACCCAGGAATATGGGGTTGGAGTGTGCAGCACCCGGCGTGAGATGG GTAACCTGGACAGTCATGAAGAACTGGAGAAGCTCACCGCAAGGTTTCTGGGCGTGGAAGCCGCAATGGTTTTTGGGATGGGGTTTGCCACCAATTCCATGAACATCCCAGCACTAGCTGGAAAG GGCTGTCTGATTCTGAGTGATGAGCTGAACCACACCTCTCTGGTCTTGGGAGCCCGTTTATCTGGCTCGACCATCCGGGTCTTCAAGCACAACA ACATGCAGAGTCTGGAGAAGCTGCTTCGAGACGCCGTAGTGAACGGGCAGCCTCGCACACACCGACCCTGGAAGAAGATCCTCATTCTGGTGGAGGGGATCTACAG CATGGAGGGCTCCATCGTGCGCTTGCCTGAGATCATCGTCCTGAAGAAGAAGTACAAAGCCTACCTGTACCTGGACGAGGCGCACAGCATCGGTGCCCTGGGGCCCCACGGCCGCGGGGTGGTCGACTACTTCGATCTGGACCCCACCGACGTGGACATCATGATGGGGACGTTCACCAAGAGCTTCGGGGCAGCTGGTGGTTATATCGGCGGGAGGAAG GAGCTGATGGACTACCTGCGCTGTCACTCCCACAGCGCCGTGTACGCCACCTCCATGTCCGCTCCGGTGGCGGAGCAGATCATCACTTCTATGAAGTGCATTATGGGAGAGGACGGAACCACGATAG GCAGAGACCGAATTCGACAGCTGGCTGAAAACACCAGCTACTTCCGTCAGGGTTTACAGGACTTGGGCTTCATCATCTACGGCAACAAGGACTCCCCGGTCATCCCCATGATGCTGTACTTACCTGCTAAGATCGG ggcGTTTGGTCGGGAGCTGTTAAAGAGGAATATcggtgtggtggtagtgggtTTCCCTGCCACTCCCATCATAGAGTCCAGGGCTCGGTTCTGTGTGTCTCAGCCCACACCAAAGAGATGCTGGACAGG GCCCTGA
- the alkbh1 gene encoding nucleic acid dioxygenase ALKBH1 isoform X2 — MAKMAAPIVEHGEDVFRKLFRFYKRRNPPPDFSEVVAAELDRNVLSDDAAKRAGLRAVRDWRAYSLQGHPGFIFISNPFLPGSQQHWVKQCLKTYPQKPNVCNLDMHMSPAETENIWEKSIGGFRKKGKQDPKTLLEKLRWVTLGYHYNWDTKTYSPESRSPFPPDLHALSRCLAAVCGFPGFSAEAGILNYYRTDSSLGIHVDESELDHTWPLLSFSFGQTAVFLLGGAKRQDAPTAMFMRSGDVMVMSGPSRLLYHAVPCLVAAPASEPLPSCLGARPTEDAAEDALVRPVSEQDWEVCSRYLLTSRVNMTVRQVLGPGRTFEVATRPGASPHAETRRGYDDDGAEEATSNAKKSRSGSECTLSS, encoded by the exons ATGGCCAAGATGGCGGCGCCCATAGTGGAGCACGGGGAAGATGTGTTTAGAAAACTCTTCCGATTTTATAAACGAAGGAATCCGCCTCCAGATTTTAGCGAG GTTGTTGCAGCTGAACTTGACCGTAACGTCCTCAGTGACGATGCGGCCAAACGTGCAGGACTTCGGGCTGTTCGAGACTGGAGAGCTTACAGCCTCCAGGGACACCCGG ggTTCATATTTATCTCCAATCCCTTCCTGCCGGGCTCCCAGCAGCACTGGGTGAAGCAGTGTCTGAAGACCTACCCTCAGAAGCCCAATGTGTGTAACCTTGACATGCATATGTCACCTGCCGAAACGGAGAACATCTGGGAGAAGAGCATAGGTGGTTTTCG GAAGAAAGGAAAACAGGATCCCAAGACCCTTCTGGAGAAGCTGCGCTGGGTGACCCTGGGCTACCACTACAACTGGGACACTAAG ACGTACTCGCCAGAGTCCCGGAGCCCCTTCCCCCCCGACCTGCACGCTTTGTCCCGCTGCCTGGCGGCCGTCTGCGGCTTCCCGGGCTTCAGCGCCGAGGCCGGCATCCTCAACTACTACCGCACCGACTCCTCCCTCGGGATCCACGTCGACGAGTCCGAGCTGGACCACACTTGGCCTCTTCTGTCTTTTAG CTTTGGGCAGACGGCGGTCTTCCTGTTGGGCGGGGCTAAGAGGCAGGACGCTCCCACGGCCATGTTCATGCGGAGCGGCGATGTCATGGTGATGTCGGGTCCCAGTCGCCTGCTGTACCACGCCGTTCCCTGCCTGGTGGCCGCCCCCGCGTCCGAGCCCCTGCCGTCCTGCCTGGGTGCACGCCCCACGGAGGACGCGGCGGAAGACGCCCTCGTCCGGCCCGTGTCCGAGCAGGACTGGGAGGTGTGCTCGCGTTATCTCCTCACGTCGCGCGTGAACATGACCGTCAGGCAGGTCCTCGGCCCAGGGCGGACCTTCGAGGTGGCGACGCGCCCCGGTGCCAGCCCGCACGCAGAAACCCGACGCGGTTACGATGATGATGGGGCCGAGGAAGCAACCTCGAACGCCAAGAAAAGCAGGAGCGGGTCAGAGTGCACGCTCTCTTCGTGA
- the alkbh1 gene encoding nucleic acid dioxygenase ALKBH1 isoform X3, with amino-acid sequence MCVIKYPDCVVAAELDRNVLSDDAAKRAGLRAVRDWRAYSLQGHPGFIFISNPFLPGSQQHWVKQCLKTYPQKPNVCNLDMHMSPAETENIWEKSIGGFRKKGKQDPKTLLEKLRWVTLGYHYNWDTKTYSPESRSPFPPDLHALSRCLAAVCGFPGFSAEAGILNYYRTDSSLGIHVDESELDHTWPLLSFSFGQTAVFLLGGAKRQDAPTAMFMRSGDVMVMSGPSRLLYHAVPCLVAAPASEPLPSCLGARPTEDAAEDALVRPVSEQDWEVCSRYLLTSRVNMTVRQVLGPGRTFEVATRPGASPHAETRRGYDDDGAEEATSNAKKSRSGSECTLSS; translated from the exons ATGTGTGTCATTAAATATCCAGATTGT GTTGTTGCAGCTGAACTTGACCGTAACGTCCTCAGTGACGATGCGGCCAAACGTGCAGGACTTCGGGCTGTTCGAGACTGGAGAGCTTACAGCCTCCAGGGACACCCGG ggTTCATATTTATCTCCAATCCCTTCCTGCCGGGCTCCCAGCAGCACTGGGTGAAGCAGTGTCTGAAGACCTACCCTCAGAAGCCCAATGTGTGTAACCTTGACATGCATATGTCACCTGCCGAAACGGAGAACATCTGGGAGAAGAGCATAGGTGGTTTTCG GAAGAAAGGAAAACAGGATCCCAAGACCCTTCTGGAGAAGCTGCGCTGGGTGACCCTGGGCTACCACTACAACTGGGACACTAAG ACGTACTCGCCAGAGTCCCGGAGCCCCTTCCCCCCCGACCTGCACGCTTTGTCCCGCTGCCTGGCGGCCGTCTGCGGCTTCCCGGGCTTCAGCGCCGAGGCCGGCATCCTCAACTACTACCGCACCGACTCCTCCCTCGGGATCCACGTCGACGAGTCCGAGCTGGACCACACTTGGCCTCTTCTGTCTTTTAG CTTTGGGCAGACGGCGGTCTTCCTGTTGGGCGGGGCTAAGAGGCAGGACGCTCCCACGGCCATGTTCATGCGGAGCGGCGATGTCATGGTGATGTCGGGTCCCAGTCGCCTGCTGTACCACGCCGTTCCCTGCCTGGTGGCCGCCCCCGCGTCCGAGCCCCTGCCGTCCTGCCTGGGTGCACGCCCCACGGAGGACGCGGCGGAAGACGCCCTCGTCCGGCCCGTGTCCGAGCAGGACTGGGAGGTGTGCTCGCGTTATCTCCTCACGTCGCGCGTGAACATGACCGTCAGGCAGGTCCTCGGCCCAGGGCGGACCTTCGAGGTGGCGACGCGCCCCGGTGCCAGCCCGCACGCAGAAACCCGACGCGGTTACGATGATGATGGGGCCGAGGAAGCAACCTCGAACGCCAAGAAAAGCAGGAGCGGGTCAGAGTGCACGCTCTCTTCGTGA
- the alkbh1 gene encoding nucleic acid dioxygenase ALKBH1 isoform X1 has translation MAKMAAPIVEHGEDVFRKLFRFYKRRNPPPDFSEVIDFSKKAGSELVVAAELDRNVLSDDAAKRAGLRAVRDWRAYSLQGHPGFIFISNPFLPGSQQHWVKQCLKTYPQKPNVCNLDMHMSPAETENIWEKSIGGFRKKGKQDPKTLLEKLRWVTLGYHYNWDTKTYSPESRSPFPPDLHALSRCLAAVCGFPGFSAEAGILNYYRTDSSLGIHVDESELDHTWPLLSFSFGQTAVFLLGGAKRQDAPTAMFMRSGDVMVMSGPSRLLYHAVPCLVAAPASEPLPSCLGARPTEDAAEDALVRPVSEQDWEVCSRYLLTSRVNMTVRQVLGPGRTFEVATRPGASPHAETRRGYDDDGAEEATSNAKKSRSGSECTLSS, from the exons ATGGCCAAGATGGCGGCGCCCATAGTGGAGCACGGGGAAGATGTGTTTAGAAAACTCTTCCGATTTTATAAACGAAGGAATCCGCCTCCAGATTTTAGCGAGGTTATTGATTTCTCTAAAAAAGCTGGAAGTGAGCTG GTTGTTGCAGCTGAACTTGACCGTAACGTCCTCAGTGACGATGCGGCCAAACGTGCAGGACTTCGGGCTGTTCGAGACTGGAGAGCTTACAGCCTCCAGGGACACCCGG ggTTCATATTTATCTCCAATCCCTTCCTGCCGGGCTCCCAGCAGCACTGGGTGAAGCAGTGTCTGAAGACCTACCCTCAGAAGCCCAATGTGTGTAACCTTGACATGCATATGTCACCTGCCGAAACGGAGAACATCTGGGAGAAGAGCATAGGTGGTTTTCG GAAGAAAGGAAAACAGGATCCCAAGACCCTTCTGGAGAAGCTGCGCTGGGTGACCCTGGGCTACCACTACAACTGGGACACTAAG ACGTACTCGCCAGAGTCCCGGAGCCCCTTCCCCCCCGACCTGCACGCTTTGTCCCGCTGCCTGGCGGCCGTCTGCGGCTTCCCGGGCTTCAGCGCCGAGGCCGGCATCCTCAACTACTACCGCACCGACTCCTCCCTCGGGATCCACGTCGACGAGTCCGAGCTGGACCACACTTGGCCTCTTCTGTCTTTTAG CTTTGGGCAGACGGCGGTCTTCCTGTTGGGCGGGGCTAAGAGGCAGGACGCTCCCACGGCCATGTTCATGCGGAGCGGCGATGTCATGGTGATGTCGGGTCCCAGTCGCCTGCTGTACCACGCCGTTCCCTGCCTGGTGGCCGCCCCCGCGTCCGAGCCCCTGCCGTCCTGCCTGGGTGCACGCCCCACGGAGGACGCGGCGGAAGACGCCCTCGTCCGGCCCGTGTCCGAGCAGGACTGGGAGGTGTGCTCGCGTTATCTCCTCACGTCGCGCGTGAACATGACCGTCAGGCAGGTCCTCGGCCCAGGGCGGACCTTCGAGGTGGCGACGCGCCCCGGTGCCAGCCCGCACGCAGAAACCCGACGCGGTTACGATGATGATGGGGCCGAGGAAGCAACCTCGAACGCCAAGAAAAGCAGGAGCGGGTCAGAGTGCACGCTCTCTTCGTGA
- the slirp gene encoding SRA stem-loop-interacting RNA-binding protein, mitochondrial, whose protein sequence is MAASSKKVFEVFVAKVPWTVAKHELKEYFGQFGNLKKCTIPFDRETGFHKGFCWIGFSSEEGMQNALQKDPHVIEGAKLQVQRNRKPFVGRINKEAEES, encoded by the exons ATGGCGGCTTCCAGTAAGAAGGTGTTTGAGGTGTTTGTGGCGAAGGTCCCGTGGACTGTGGCTAAAC ATGAGCTTAAAGAGTATTTCGGACAATTTGGCAACCTAAAGAAATGCACCATACCTTTT GACAGAGAGACCGGGTTCCATAAGGGATTCTGCTGGATCGGGTTCTCCTCAGAGGAGGGGATGCAGAACGCACTACAGAAGGACCCACACGTTATCGAGGGAGCCAAG CTTCAAGTacaaagaaacagaaaaccatTTGTGGGCAGAATAAACAAAGAAGCTGAAGAAAGTTGA